The following proteins come from a genomic window of Flavobacterium crocinum:
- a CDS encoding glycoside hydrolase family protein — protein MKIKYLILTISALAITSCATKYKKREITDSVMQEIYEEIKTPYKYGLVMVPTDNSYKMDCPSVFRKDGKWYMTYLIYDGRGYETWLAESDNLLDWKHLGKVMSFSENEKHWDANQKAGYISLQDMTWGGSYEWEKYDDKYWMSYFGGDSKGYEAGVLSIGMAYTKEAPTKPHEFQRLENPVLTPKDKDAKWWDNSTMYKNSVIRDKDKVTGHNFIMYYNARGDSINPAKGAERIAMAVSNDMKTWKRYGDKTLINHHKGISGDAYIQRINDTWVMFYFGAFWTGWNQGAFNRFAVSNDLVNWTDWKGDDLVKSSEPYDDLFAHKSFVVKHDGVVYHFYCAVNKAEQRGIAIATSKDLGKSKLNFVAPPEKKAKK, from the coding sequence ATGAAAATTAAATACCTAATCCTAACCATTTCAGCACTTGCTATAACCAGCTGTGCAACCAAATACAAGAAAAGAGAAATTACCGATAGCGTAATGCAGGAGATTTACGAAGAAATCAAAACGCCTTATAAATACGGTTTAGTAATGGTTCCAACTGATAATTCATATAAGATGGATTGCCCGAGTGTGTTTAGAAAAGACGGTAAATGGTACATGACGTATTTAATTTACGACGGAAGAGGTTACGAAACATGGTTAGCAGAAAGCGACAATCTTTTAGATTGGAAACATCTAGGAAAAGTAATGTCATTCTCAGAAAATGAAAAACATTGGGACGCCAACCAAAAAGCAGGCTATATTTCGTTGCAAGACATGACCTGGGGCGGAAGCTACGAATGGGAAAAATATGATGATAAATACTGGATGAGTTATTTTGGAGGAGACAGCAAAGGTTACGAAGCGGGTGTTTTATCAATAGGAATGGCTTACACAAAAGAAGCTCCGACAAAACCACACGAATTTCAAAGGTTAGAAAATCCGGTTTTGACTCCAAAAGATAAAGACGCCAAATGGTGGGATAATAGTACAATGTATAAAAACAGTGTAATTCGTGATAAAGACAAAGTTACAGGACACAATTTTATCATGTATTACAATGCTCGTGGCGATAGTATCAATCCTGCAAAAGGTGCTGAGCGTATTGCTATGGCAGTATCAAACGACATGAAAACATGGAAACGTTATGGCGATAAAACTTTAATAAACCATCATAAAGGAATCTCAGGAGACGCTTATATTCAGCGTATTAATGATACTTGGGTAATGTTCTATTTTGGAGCTTTTTGGACGGGCTGGAATCAAGGTGCATTTAACCGTTTCGCCGTTTCAAATGATTTAGTAAACTGGACGGACTGGAAAGGCGACGATTTAGTTAAATCATCAGAACCATACGACGATTTGTTTGCACATAAGTCATTTGTGGTAAAACATGATGGCGTTGTCTATCATTTTTATTGTGCTGTTAACAAAGCAGAGCAAAGAGGAATTGCCATCGCAACGTCTAAAGATTTAGGAAAAAGCAAATTGAATTTTGTGGCACCGCCGGAGAAAAAGGCTAAGAAATAG
- a CDS encoding glycoside hydrolase family protein codes for MFSKNATYNFKLKTAFLMLIAVCIQATAQTTAWKPASFEIVKSNYKTFKTTQYAHVFSGSKHNIVRLAPELEGLTGIELPLEKYKNGTNAPLQLKFKEPVTVMIGVFQDKDAEYLQSNQIGNNNEILENGVTITGLPPVSVYAIPYGKGTHTILPNQKGLFAVLGVLKSDQQLNARDVKLPDGKLWNPTFIVEGFSDEKPLFEIIGGENKPVIDEGMSGTEGIQGGFEGGRVVKVGDTYHMFPTERAGEKGVDYYYDRVKTKIGHWTSKDAIHWKRESTIYQASGVYAVTEDDNPMNDRRAAIWSYMPVFNEKANKWYGYYLAYTVSKEIEPNHSFGRIWRCESTVEGINGIGGPYKDMGIIMEPGLDSQPWEGRQGVASFFPYQVGDKYFGFYSGAYPFNSWADYPKKSGKGWFVALAESKSLEGPWLRMNKGLEPIKTMHPLFVENPIVSQLPNGLYIAIFDGGPDGWGHHLPNMIAYSLSADGVNWAEAHYLPIETKVDKWWDIMRTPLCLIPEGNDVYTIVYNAIDLKRRFHPTGMVKVKLNKDVMESKLKELKK; via the coding sequence ATGTTTTCAAAAAATGCAACATACAACTTCAAATTAAAAACCGCTTTCCTAATGCTAATCGCTGTCTGCATCCAAGCCACAGCACAAACCACAGCATGGAAACCAGCATCATTTGAAATTGTAAAATCCAATTACAAAACGTTCAAAACCACACAATACGCTCATGTATTTTCAGGAAGTAAACACAATATTGTTCGTTTAGCTCCAGAATTAGAAGGTTTAACTGGAATTGAACTTCCTTTAGAGAAATATAAAAATGGAACTAATGCACCTTTACAATTAAAATTTAAGGAACCAGTAACTGTTATGATTGGTGTTTTTCAGGATAAAGATGCTGAATATCTGCAATCCAATCAAATTGGAAATAATAATGAGATTCTTGAAAATGGAGTTACAATTACAGGTTTACCGCCAGTAAGTGTTTATGCAATTCCTTATGGAAAAGGAACTCACACTATATTACCAAATCAAAAAGGATTGTTTGCTGTTTTGGGAGTTTTGAAAAGCGACCAGCAGTTAAATGCCAGAGATGTTAAATTACCAGATGGAAAACTTTGGAATCCAACTTTTATCGTTGAAGGATTTTCAGATGAGAAACCGCTTTTCGAAATTATAGGCGGAGAAAACAAACCCGTTATTGATGAAGGAATGTCTGGAACAGAAGGCATTCAGGGAGGTTTTGAAGGCGGACGTGTGGTAAAAGTTGGCGATACGTATCATATGTTTCCAACAGAAAGAGCGGGTGAAAAAGGCGTTGATTACTATTATGATCGTGTAAAAACCAAAATAGGACATTGGACAAGTAAAGATGCTATTCATTGGAAAAGAGAATCTACAATCTACCAAGCAAGTGGTGTCTATGCGGTTACAGAAGATGATAACCCGATGAATGATCGTCGTGCTGCAATTTGGTCGTATATGCCGGTTTTCAATGAAAAAGCAAACAAATGGTACGGCTATTATTTGGCGTATACTGTAAGTAAAGAAATAGAACCAAATCATTCATTCGGAAGAATTTGGCGTTGCGAATCAACAGTCGAAGGAATCAACGGAATTGGCGGGCCGTATAAAGATATGGGAATCATTATGGAACCAGGACTAGATTCTCAGCCTTGGGAAGGTCGTCAGGGTGTTGCTTCGTTTTTTCCGTATCAGGTTGGCGATAAATACTTCGGATTTTATAGCGGTGCATATCCATTTAATTCATGGGCAGATTATCCGAAAAAATCAGGAAAAGGCTGGTTTGTGGCTTTAGCCGAATCCAAAAGTTTAGAAGGGCCTTGGTTGAGAATGAATAAAGGTTTGGAACCCATTAAAACCATGCATCCGTTATTTGTAGAAAATCCAATTGTAAGTCAATTACCAAACGGACTGTATATCGCGATTTTCGACGGAGGTCCAGACGGCTGGGGGCATCATTTGCCAAACATGATTGCATATTCATTATCAGCAGACGGCGTTAATTGGGCAGAAGCCCATTATTTACCAATCGAAACCAAAGTCGATAAATGGTGGGATATTATGAGAACACCATTGTGTTTAATCCCCGAAGGAAATGACGTTTACACAATAGTCTATAATGCGATCGATTTGAAAAGAAGATTTCATCCAACAGGAATGGTAAAAGTAAAACTGAATAAAGACGTCATGGAGTCTAAATTAAAAGAGTTAAAGAAATAA
- a CDS encoding alpha-L-rhamnosidase-related protein yields MLNRSSIFKILLIFVALIFCLPSSAQENSKEATWIWYPGDFEVWLSNKMQVRRTEREAVFPPLWQYYSPYALVTFQTEVDIPQPDEVKIYSEGPFQLLLDGVQIYGQPKSIAVPAGKHKISFKVYNQEVLPAIYINGKYVKSDASWKVTNEDKLWIDETGKAQQSGTPWVPVGSWNFNSPESKPSGFKLTTKPLSAKKTEKIGAGQLVDFGKETFGYIKIHGLKGKGKLALYYGESREEALDSAKCETLDHLSFDGKQSEIYTHNGSKAFRYVQVQADAGVKYDSISMLYEYLPLDYRGAFKSSDEQLNKIWDVSAYTMHLTSREFFIDGIKRDRWVWSGDAYQSYLMNYYLFFDSASVERTLLALRGKDPVTAHVNIIMDYSLYWFVGVYDYYLHTGDTKFIKTFYPRMKSLMDFCLERRNKNGFLEPLEGDWVFIDWADGLPKTGEVSFEQMLLARSLEAMAVSAEIAGKTEDQKQYQKLGTDLKTKLFDVFWDKKENVMKHQRIDGKMQNIVTRYANMFGIFFNYFNEEQKQSVKNKVLLNKDVLQITTPYMRFYELEALCAMGEQNYVLKEMKDYWGGMLNEGATSFWEEYNPNKKGTEHLTMYGRPYGKSLCHAWGASPIYLLGKYYLGVKPTAPGYSEYEIKPSLGGLKWMEGKVPTPNGEVAVYCSTKEIKVKSGEGEGKLIFESASKPKTNSGTITELAKNKYQLIVKPNVEYKVSYKAL; encoded by the coding sequence ATGCTAAACCGCTCTTCCATTTTTAAGATCTTGCTTATTTTTGTTGCCCTTATTTTTTGTTTGCCATCATCGGCACAGGAAAACTCAAAAGAAGCGACATGGATTTGGTATCCAGGAGATTTCGAAGTGTGGTTAAGCAATAAAATGCAGGTAAGACGCACCGAACGTGAAGCCGTATTTCCTCCGCTTTGGCAATATTATAGTCCGTATGCTTTGGTTACTTTTCAAACAGAAGTAGATATTCCGCAGCCAGACGAAGTGAAAATTTACTCGGAAGGACCTTTTCAATTGCTTTTAGACGGCGTTCAGATTTACGGACAACCAAAATCAATCGCAGTTCCTGCGGGAAAACACAAAATTTCCTTTAAAGTTTATAATCAGGAAGTATTGCCGGCTATTTATATTAATGGAAAATACGTTAAATCTGATGCTTCATGGAAAGTTACTAACGAAGATAAACTTTGGATTGACGAAACCGGAAAAGCGCAACAATCTGGTACGCCATGGGTTCCTGTTGGTTCTTGGAATTTTAATTCGCCAGAAAGCAAACCTTCCGGATTCAAATTGACGACAAAACCTTTAAGTGCTAAAAAAACAGAAAAAATTGGAGCGGGTCAGTTGGTAGATTTTGGAAAAGAGACTTTTGGTTATATCAAAATTCATGGTTTAAAAGGAAAAGGGAAACTAGCTCTTTATTATGGAGAATCTCGTGAAGAAGCTTTGGATTCTGCCAAATGCGAAACTTTAGATCATCTATCTTTCGATGGAAAACAATCTGAAATTTACACTCATAACGGTTCAAAAGCATTCCGTTATGTTCAGGTGCAAGCAGATGCAGGAGTAAAATACGATTCGATTTCGATGCTTTATGAGTATCTGCCTTTAGACTATCGTGGCGCATTCAAATCATCGGATGAGCAATTGAATAAAATTTGGGATGTGTCGGCTTACACAATGCATTTAACGTCTCGTGAATTTTTTATCGACGGAATTAAACGTGACCGTTGGGTTTGGTCTGGCGACGCATATCAAAGTTATTTGATGAATTATTATTTATTCTTTGATTCGGCTTCGGTAGAACGAACACTGTTAGCGCTTCGCGGAAAAGACCCTGTAACGGCTCATGTAAATATCATAATGGATTATTCGTTGTATTGGTTTGTAGGTGTTTACGATTACTACTTGCACACAGGCGATACGAAATTCATCAAAACTTTTTATCCGAGAATGAAATCACTTATGGATTTTTGTTTAGAAAGAAGAAACAAAAACGGATTCCTTGAACCATTAGAAGGCGATTGGGTTTTTATTGACTGGGCAGACGGATTGCCAAAAACAGGTGAAGTGAGTTTTGAGCAAATGCTTTTAGCGAGAAGCCTTGAAGCAATGGCAGTAAGTGCTGAAATTGCTGGTAAAACCGAAGACCAAAAACAATATCAAAAATTAGGAACTGATTTAAAAACGAAATTATTTGATGTCTTTTGGGATAAAAAAGAAAACGTGATGAAACATCAGCGTATCGATGGAAAAATGCAAAACATAGTAACCAGATACGCGAATATGTTTGGAATTTTCTTCAATTATTTTAATGAAGAACAAAAACAAAGTGTAAAAAATAAAGTGTTACTGAATAAAGATGTCCTTCAAATCACAACGCCATATATGCGTTTTTATGAGTTGGAAGCTTTATGCGCAATGGGCGAGCAGAATTATGTTTTAAAAGAAATGAAAGATTATTGGGGCGGAATGTTGAATGAAGGCGCAACATCTTTCTGGGAAGAATACAACCCCAACAAAAAAGGAACGGAACATTTAACGATGTATGGTCGTCCTTACGGGAAAAGCCTTTGCCACGCTTGGGGCGCAAGTCCGATTTATTTACTAGGAAAATATTATTTAGGTGTAAAACCAACTGCTCCAGGATATTCAGAATACGAAATCAAACCTAGTTTAGGCGGTTTAAAATGGATGGAAGGAAAAGTGCCAACACCAAACGGAGAAGTTGCCGTGTATTGTAGTACCAAAGAAATCAAAGTAAAATCAGGTGAAGGAGAAGGAAAATTGATTTTTGAAAGTGCCAGCAAACCCAAAACAAACTCGGGAACGATTACAGAATTAGCAAAAAATAAATATCAATTGATTGTAAAACCGAATGTGGAGTATAAAGTGAGTTACAAAGCTCTATAG
- a CDS encoding AraC family transcriptional regulator, translating into MNNQIRTYRMAQEHGYRVDPSIPVIGYTEMVTNEMCISHSHPRGQLIYATRGVMNVVVGNHIWVVNPLQGLWLPGGVEHQVTFQKDVNYYSVFIDPSAMEGLPEKSFSFDIPMFLKQLVFKIISFGIEGNLTPPQHRIISVFLDELALIEPSATFLPTTNHERLQKVVELLMEDIASKNTIDYYAELSFMSTRTLSRLFIKELGMNFSDWRTRLKLLEAIKRLGEKQSIKEIAFNLGYENTSAFIYMFKKHLGKTPSNYILEDENENDRMIA; encoded by the coding sequence ATGAATAACCAGATTCGGACATATCGAATGGCGCAGGAACATGGATACAGAGTTGATCCATCGATTCCTGTTATTGGTTATACCGAAATGGTAACCAATGAAATGTGTATTTCGCATTCGCATCCCAGAGGACAATTAATTTATGCAACCCGTGGTGTAATGAACGTGGTTGTGGGCAATCATATTTGGGTTGTGAATCCGTTACAGGGTTTGTGGCTTCCAGGCGGAGTAGAACATCAGGTTACTTTTCAGAAAGACGTTAATTATTACAGCGTTTTTATCGATCCTTCTGCAATGGAAGGATTACCAGAGAAGAGTTTTTCTTTTGATATTCCGATGTTTTTAAAGCAACTGGTTTTCAAAATCATTTCTTTTGGAATAGAAGGAAATTTAACGCCTCCGCAACATAGAATTATATCGGTTTTTTTGGATGAATTGGCTTTAATTGAGCCAAGTGCCACTTTCTTGCCTACAACTAATCATGAAAGATTACAAAAAGTAGTCGAGCTTTTAATGGAAGATATTGCCAGTAAAAACACAATAGATTATTACGCCGAGCTTTCTTTTATGAGTACCAGAACTTTATCCCGATTGTTTATTAAAGAACTTGGAATGAATTTCAGCGACTGGCGAACTCGTCTAAAATTATTAGAAGCCATAAAACGTTTGGGCGAAAAACAATCCATAAAAGAGATTGCTTTCAATTTAGGTTACGAAAATACCAGCGCCTTTATTTATATGTTCAAAAAGCATTTAGGAAAAACGCCTTCTAATTATATTTTAGAAGATGAAAATGAGAACGATAGAATGATTGCTTAG
- a CDS encoding MFS transporter, which yields MDTIKANPDIVKKTTYSILFIISFSHLINDLLQAVVPSIYPLLKDNFNLSFTQIGIITFTYQIVASILQPFVGMYTDKKSKPYSLIVGMCFTMIGLFFVSIASSFINLLLSVSLIGIGSSIFHPESSRVAHLASGGKRGLAQSIFQLGGNAGSAIGPLLAAFIVIPHGQSYIAWFCIIALVGVFALYKIAIWYTAHLSERNANKASHQIETHHLSKNRVIASLIILLVLIFSKYFYMSSITSYYTFFLIDKFHITIQQSQVYLFLFSGAVAAGTLIGGPIGDRYGRKYVIWVSILGVAPFTLMLPYVSLFWVGTLSVIIGLILSSAFSAILVYATELMPGKVGLVAGLFFGFAFGMGGLGSAVLGKIADATSIEYVFKICAFLPLIGVITGFLPNLEKKKKAQE from the coding sequence ATGGACACTATTAAAGCAAATCCTGACATAGTTAAAAAAACCACCTATTCGATCTTATTTATCATCAGTTTTTCTCATTTAATTAATGATCTTTTACAGGCTGTTGTTCCTTCTATTTATCCTCTTTTAAAGGATAATTTCAATTTAAGTTTTACTCAAATCGGAATCATTACTTTTACTTACCAAATCGTGGCTTCTATCCTTCAGCCTTTTGTGGGAATGTATACCGATAAAAAATCTAAACCATATTCTCTGATTGTTGGAATGTGTTTTACCATGATTGGGCTTTTCTTTGTTTCGATCGCTTCGAGTTTTATCAACTTATTATTATCCGTAAGTTTAATTGGAATTGGTTCTTCGATTTTCCATCCTGAATCTTCACGTGTAGCGCATTTGGCTTCGGGCGGAAAAAGAGGTTTGGCGCAGTCTATCTTTCAATTGGGAGGAAATGCAGGAAGTGCCATCGGACCTTTATTAGCAGCATTTATTGTAATTCCGCATGGACAATCTTATATCGCTTGGTTTTGTATTATTGCGTTAGTTGGTGTTTTTGCTTTGTATAAAATTGCGATTTGGTACACGGCACATTTATCTGAAAGAAATGCTAATAAAGCTTCTCACCAAATTGAAACACATCATTTGTCTAAAAACAGAGTAATTGCTTCGTTAATTATTCTTTTGGTTCTGATTTTCTCTAAGTATTTCTACATGAGCAGTATTACAAGTTATTATACTTTCTTCCTTATAGATAAATTTCATATTACGATTCAGCAATCACAAGTATATTTATTCTTGTTTTCTGGCGCTGTTGCTGCAGGAACTTTAATTGGAGGACCAATTGGAGATCGATATGGCAGAAAATATGTAATCTGGGTTTCAATTCTTGGTGTTGCTCCGTTTACTTTGATGTTACCTTATGTTTCTCTTTTCTGGGTTGGAACTTTATCTGTAATTATCGGGTTGATTCTTTCTTCGGCATTCTCAGCAATTTTGGTCTATGCAACTGAATTAATGCCTGGAAAAGTGGGACTTGTTGCGGGTCTTTTCTTCGGATTTGCTTTCGGAATGGGCGGATTGGGTTCTGCTGTTTTAGGAAAAATTGCCGATGCAACGAGTATCGAATATGTATTTAAAATTTGTGCATTCCTGCCTTTAATTGGGGTTATTACTGGATTCTTGCCTAATTTAGAGAAGAAAAAGAAAGCTCAGGAATAA
- a CDS encoding sodium:solute symporter — MNSIYDKLTTLDFVIVAGYLVALLVIGYVVSMKQRKKNETLFLAGNSLNWYSIGFNMWGTNVGPSSLLAFASIGYATGIVAGNFEWYAFVFLLLLAMVFAPRYIASKVSTMPEYMGKRYGDSTQNILAWYALVKILVSWLSLGLFSGGVLVRQILGIPMWQSVTVLVIFSGIFTFAGGLKAIAKVNVFQMILLIVVSLTLSFLGLQKLGGIDVLIAKTPSNFWNLVRPSDDASYPWPAILLGYPVAAVAFFCTDQSMVQSVLGAKNLEQGQLGVNFIGWLKVMALPLFILPGILCYALYPELGSNSDLAYMTMVTNLFPSGMNGLVICVMIAVLVGTIGSSLNALSTVFTNDIYVKKINPTATIQDQIKIGRLTIAAGCVFAILIAVAIDNIKGQNLFNIFQAVLGFLAPSLSVVFLLSVFWKRTTKKAVNATLSWGSAFSLFVGVLYLWIFPADKYPVWPHFLLISFYIFAVLLVTAVMISLTDRNPEVNVSDETDIPKTSKKVKLLFGLLGLVILVLYLVFNGN; from the coding sequence ATGAACAGCATCTACGATAAATTAACCACGCTCGATTTTGTGATTGTAGCGGGTTATTTAGTGGCTTTATTAGTCATTGGATATGTGGTAAGTATGAAACAGAGAAAGAAAAACGAAACGCTTTTTCTGGCCGGAAATTCATTAAACTGGTACAGCATCGGTTTTAATATGTGGGGAACCAACGTTGGGCCTTCGTCGTTATTGGCTTTTGCGAGTATTGGTTACGCTACTGGAATTGTAGCAGGAAATTTCGAATGGTATGCTTTTGTCTTTTTACTGCTTTTGGCAATGGTTTTTGCGCCAAGATATATTGCGAGTAAAGTAAGCACTATGCCCGAATATATGGGGAAACGTTATGGCGACAGTACGCAGAATATTTTGGCTTGGTATGCTTTGGTAAAAATATTAGTAAGCTGGCTGTCTTTAGGATTATTCAGTGGAGGTGTTTTAGTACGTCAGATTTTAGGAATTCCGATGTGGCAGAGTGTTACGGTTTTAGTGATTTTCTCTGGAATTTTTACTTTTGCAGGAGGTTTAAAAGCGATTGCTAAAGTAAATGTTTTCCAAATGATTCTGTTGATTGTCGTTTCATTAACTCTTTCCTTTTTAGGTTTACAAAAGTTAGGCGGAATCGATGTTTTAATTGCAAAAACACCTTCAAACTTTTGGAATTTAGTTCGCCCTTCTGATGATGCGAGTTATCCGTGGCCTGCTATTTTGTTAGGATATCCTGTAGCGGCGGTTGCTTTTTTCTGTACCGATCAATCGATGGTGCAGAGTGTTTTAGGTGCGAAAAACTTAGAACAAGGACAGCTTGGCGTAAACTTTATCGGATGGTTGAAAGTGATGGCGCTTCCGTTATTTATTTTACCTGGAATTTTATGTTATGCCTTATATCCAGAATTAGGAAGCAATTCTGACTTAGCTTATATGACCATGGTTACGAACCTTTTCCCAAGCGGAATGAACGGTTTGGTAATCTGCGTGATGATTGCGGTTTTGGTGGGAACAATTGGTTCTTCGTTAAATGCTTTGAGTACCGTTTTTACCAATGATATTTATGTAAAGAAAATCAACCCGACGGCGACGATTCAGGATCAGATTAAAATTGGTCGTTTAACGATTGCTGCCGGATGTGTTTTTGCAATTCTGATTGCTGTTGCGATTGACAATATCAAGGGACAGAATTTATTCAACATTTTTCAGGCCGTTTTAGGTTTCTTGGCGCCTTCGTTATCTGTTGTTTTTCTTTTGAGTGTTTTCTGGAAACGTACTACAAAAAAAGCTGTAAATGCAACTCTTTCTTGGGGTTCTGCCTTTAGTTTGTTTGTTGGGGTTTTATATTTATGGATTTTCCCTGCGGATAAATATCCAGTTTGGCCTCACTTTTTATTGATTTCGTTTTACATTTTTGCTGTGCTTTTAGTTACAGCTGTCATGATTTCTTTAACTGATAGAAATCCCGAAGTTAATGTTTCAGATGAAACGGATATTCCTAAAACTAGTAAAAAGGTGAAGCTTTTGTTTGGTTTGTTGGGATTGGTGATTTTGGTTTTGTATTTGGTTTTTAATGGGAATTAA
- a CDS encoding Gfo/Idh/MocA family protein, whose amino-acid sequence MLKIAILGLGEGRSTMSAAIESSKLELVKICDRNEELCKQRAKEFDFHSYTTNYDDLLNDASIDIIAIYTPDHLHAQHVKQALLSGKHVVCTKPFIDDLSDAKELLELSKSTGKKVFIGQSSRFFEPAKRQRADYEAGLIGDLITIEAQYHADHRWFLKKEWSLLQSFKWLYGGLSHPVDFIRWYLPNIQEVMGYGMISSNGQSAGLKNEDTMHFIFKATDGRIARVSGVYTSPTQPAQRDSGMSTILRATEGASQADYHELRYAVTDKTGEEKVITWGDSTIKYYFRFEGQSHHGGEYQNYLEYFVDSIEQGFEAYPNMEEGIGTVALLQAMDKSLQTGMPVKIADILNEYGL is encoded by the coding sequence ATGTTAAAAATAGCCATTCTGGGACTTGGAGAAGGACGAAGCACAATGTCGGCTGCTATAGAAAGTTCAAAATTAGAGCTCGTTAAAATATGCGACCGAAACGAAGAATTGTGCAAACAGCGCGCAAAAGAATTCGATTTTCATTCGTACACCACCAATTACGATGATTTATTAAACGATGCTTCGATTGATATTATCGCGATTTATACGCCGGATCATCTGCACGCACAACACGTAAAGCAAGCTTTATTAAGCGGAAAACATGTAGTTTGTACAAAACCGTTTATCGACGATCTTTCGGATGCCAAAGAATTATTAGAATTAAGCAAATCAACTGGAAAGAAAGTTTTCATTGGACAAAGTTCTCGTTTCTTCGAACCAGCCAAAAGACAAAGAGCCGATTACGAAGCAGGTTTAATTGGGGATTTGATTACGATTGAAGCACAATACCACGCCGATCACAGATGGTTTTTGAAGAAAGAATGGTCGCTTTTGCAATCGTTTAAATGGCTGTACGGAGGTTTGAGTCATCCTGTAGATTTTATTAGATGGTATTTGCCGAATATTCAGGAAGTGATGGGCTACGGAATGATCAGCAGTAACGGACAATCGGCAGGATTAAAGAATGAAGACACAATGCATTTTATCTTCAAAGCAACCGATGGAAGAATTGCCCGTGTAAGCGGTGTGTATACTTCGCCGACTCAGCCAGCACAACGTGACAGCGGCATGAGTACGATTTTAAGAGCAACAGAAGGAGCAAGTCAGGCCGATTATCATGAATTGCGTTATGCAGTTACTGATAAAACTGGAGAAGAAAAAGTGATTACTTGGGGCGACAGCACGATAAAATATTATTTCCGTTTTGAAGGACAAAGTCATCACGGTGGGGAATATCAGAACTACTTAGAATATTTTGTGGACAGTATCGAGCAAGGTTTTGAAGCGTATCCAAACATGGAAGAAGGAATTGGAACCGTAGCTTTATTACAAGCAATGGATAAATCTTTGCAAACTGGAATGCCGGTTAAAATTGCCGATATTCTTAACGAATACGGGCTATGA